A window from Amblyomma americanum isolate KBUSLIRL-KWMA chromosome 7, ASM5285725v1, whole genome shotgun sequence encodes these proteins:
- the LOC144097741 gene encoding uncharacterized protein LOC144097741: protein MRAFLVVCLLSAVCLANARRLGVRGNAGTGARATLFAGAESSGPSGRPGVTYSIGGNVGGQIGGKFGTGLEGTGWGGQWGTLGGNYGPWAGYNPGGSVGYYPGVNSWYGGNGWWPNYGWNGFYGTPWGRQYGNYFPYGHGANFGTWGWNSGTGGFRRAAGPTTVAAGPAASPAAPGAASSAPGVAAR from the exons TATGCCTGGCCAACGCTCGAAGGTTAGGAGTACGGGGAAACGCAGGAACAGGAGCACGCGCTACGCTGTTTGCGGGCGCCGAAAGCTCGGGTCCCAGCGGACGTCCTGGCGTCACCTACAGCATCGGAGGAAACGTCGGAGGACAGATCGGCGGAAAATTTGGGACGGGGCTAGAGGGCACTGGATGGG gaGGGCAGTGGGGAACACTTGGAGGTAACTATGGTCCGTGGGCTGGCTACAACCCCGGTGGAAGCGTTGGATATTATCCGGGAGTTAACAGCTGGTATGGAGGCAACGGTTGGTGGCCAAATTATGGCTGGAACGGATTCTATGGAACACCATGGGGCAGGCAGTACGGTAACTACTTTCCCTATGGCCACGGTGCCAACTTTGGAACCTGGGGCTGGAACTCCGGCACAGGCGGATTTAGGAGAGCAGCTGGTCCGACGACCGTAGCTGCTGGTCCCGCAGCCAGTCCCGCTGCCCCTGGAGCTGCTTCTTCCGCACCAGGTGTCGCCGCTAGGTGA